From a region of the Chiloscyllium punctatum isolate Juve2018m chromosome 1, sChiPun1.3, whole genome shotgun sequence genome:
- the dimt1l gene encoding dimethyladenosine transferase, with protein sequence MPKVKLGRKHGRCRETPGHSQGIMFNTGIGQHVLKNPLIVNSIIEKAAIRPTDVILEVGPGTGNMTVKLLEKAKKVIACELDIRLVAELQKRVQGTPTANKLQMMVGDVLKTDLPFFDACVANLPYQISSPFVFKLLLHRPFFRCAVLMFQQEFALRLVAKPGDKLYCRLSINTQLLARVDHLMKVGKNNFRPPPKVESSVVRIEPKNPPPPVNFQEWDGLVRIAFVRKNKTLAAAFKSNAVERLLEKNYRIHCSLHNIQLPENFSITEKIQKILKETEFNEKRARTMDIDDFMRLLHGFNSQGIHFS encoded by the exons ATGCCCAAAGTTAAACTCGGGAGGAAACATGGGCGATGCCGAGAGACCCCAGGGCACAGTCAAG GTATAATGTTCAACACTGGAATTGGTCAGCACGTTCTGAAGAATCCTTTGATTGTGAATAGCATCATTGAAAAG GCTGCCATTAGACCAACAGATGTCATATTGGAAGTTGGACCTGGTACTGGAAACATGACTGTGAAACTTCTGGAAAAGGCTAAAAAG GTAATTGCTTGTGAACTTGATATCAGACTCGTTGCTGAATTACAGAAGAGAGTTCAGGGAAC ACCTACAGCAAATAAACTTCAAATGATGGTTGGAGATGTGCTGAAGACAGACTTGCCATTTTTTGATGCATGCGTAGCAAACTTGCCATATCAG ATATCATCTCCATTTGTTTTTAAACTCCTGCTGCACAGACCATTCTTCAG atgtGCAGTGTTGATGTTCCAACAAGAATTTGCTCTTCGGCTTGTTGCAAAGCCAGGGGATAAACTATACTGCAGGCTCTCAATCAATACGCAGTTATTGGCACGTGtagatcacctgatgaag GTTGGAAAAAACAACTTCAGACCACCTCCAAAAGTTGAATCAAGTGTGGTTAGGATAGAACCAAAGAATCCACCACCTCCAGTGAACTTTCAG GAGTGGGATGGTCTGGTCCGAATAGCATTTGTGAGAAAAAACAAGACTCTAGCTGCAGCTTTTAA ATCGAATGCAGTTGAACGATTGCTGGAAAAAAATTACAGAATACACTGTTCTTTGCATAATATT CAATTACCAGAAAACTTCAGCATTACAGAAAAGATCCAGAAAATCCTGAAAGAAACAGAATTTAATGAAAAACGAGCTCGCACAATGGACATTGATGATTTCATGAG ATTACTTCATGGTTTTAATTCACAAGGAATCCACTTCTCATGA